The Hevea brasiliensis isolate MT/VB/25A 57/8 chromosome 1, ASM3005281v1, whole genome shotgun sequence genome has a window encoding:
- the LOC131179217 gene encoding F-box/kelch-repeat protein At3g06240-like — protein MAVDYLPKHLVLNILFRLPVICLIRFRCVCKSWCALFSDPNYIYKNLLSDSDSEDLNANPRVLVKFQDYNAEDFEDYAFSFLSSDTFDLSAPQEIPYPKDIIEKCSFIDIVGSCCNGLICLRDVYYIENLLGLWDDIYDSESNIVLWNPTTTETKILPESNVPRPPHHSISLEIVEFGFDPRTSDCKVLRIFEYSSLDSQWDYLVEIYSLKDDTWRKVDVTLNAWILPSYKYCDGFFNDHRGHTGANGTFHWRTRYHSPEDVIVSFDLCNEVIKTTGLPDPVDSFESIFSLNEYVALPLHVPYHVELWVLLEYGVKESWTKLFTIAYPEVMCPCLPLGFSRNGELFFSDLGGQLMVWNPTTEAIARVQVGGRVPRKSLQTVAYRESHIPFKGGNQLEDEQNSGDAIQS, from the coding sequence ATGGCTGTTGATTATCTGCCTAAACATTTGGTACTCAACATCTTGTTCAGATTACCCGTCATATGCCTCATCAGATTCAGGTGCGTCTGCAAATCTTGGTGTGCTCTCTTTTCTGatcctaattatatatataagaaCCTACTCTCTGATTCTGATTCTGAAGATTTGAATGCCAATCCCCGTGTCCTTGTCAAATTTCAGGATTATAACGCTGAGGATTTTGAGGATTATGCTTTTTCCTTCCTCTCCTCTGATACATTCGATTTGTCTGCTCCTCAGGAGATACCATATCCAAAGGATATAATTGAAAAATGTTCATTTATTGACATTGTGGGTTCTTGCTGTAATGGTTTAATTTGTCTCCGTGATGTATATTACATTGAGAATTTGCTAGGATTATGGGATGATATTTATGACTCTGAGAGTAACATCGTTCTATGGAACCCTACAACCACAGAAACTAAGATCCTACCTGAATCGAACGTTCCGCGTCCTCCTCATCATTCTATTTCATTGGAAATAGTAGAATTCGGATTTGACCCAAGAACTAGTGATTGCAAAGTTCTCAGGATTTTCGAATATTCATCTCTTGATTCCCAATGGGATTACCTGGTGGAGATATATAGCCTAAAGGATGATACATGGAGAAAAGTTGATGTCACTTTGAATGCTTGGATTTTGCCTTCTTATAAATATTGTGATGGCTTTTTTAATGATCATAGAGGCCATACCGGTGCAAATGGTACATTTCATTGGAGGACAAGATACCATAGTCCTGAAGATGTAATTGTTTCTTTTGACTTGTGCAATGAGGTTATCAAAACAACAGGTCTACCAGATCCTGTCGATTCTTTTGAGTCAATTTTTTCCTTGAATGAGTATGTTGCTCTGCCCCTCCATGTTCCTTATCATGTTGAGTTGTGGGTATTGCTTGAATATGGAGTTAAAGAGTCTTGGACTAAATTATTTACCATAGCATACCCTGAGGTTATGTGCCCGTGCTTGCCATTGGGATTTTCAAGGAATGGTGAGCTATTTTTTTCAGATTTGGGTGGGCAGCTGATGGTTTGGAACCCTACTACGGAAGCAATTGCCCGTGTTCAAGTGGGTGGACGTGTACCACGGAAATCCTTGCAAACTGTCGCTTACAGGGAGTCCCATATTCCATTTAAAGGTGGAAACCAATTAGAAGATGAGCAAAATTCCGGAGATGCAATTCAAAGTTGA
- the LOC131183218 gene encoding intracellular ribonuclease LX-like yields the protein MFSFQNQLISFSKPTMKVPTYIFLLTTLYTFTIAASVTTYNAFYLVFWWPPSYCKSSVPSKCNKPYKDDNFTLHGMWPVNIGGRSPNPRKCKGPPFDANKLINSPIIGELNKLWPNFDAKQSNNKLWKHEWVEHGICTGWDLFQYYKKSIDRVEQVNILRVLETAVLKLVKILLLEQALLQTMLKYNIDDIKRAFNHLTRPIIHCNKEKSNPEKMLFQVYFCLDRNGEQFQDCPLMPENELVFGCKTGDEAVFPSA from the exons ATGTTCTCTTTTCAAAACCAACTTATAAGCTTTTCAAAACCAACAATGAAGGTGCCTACTTATATCTTCTTACTCACTACTCTCTATACTTTTACTATTGCTGCTAGTGTGACCACATATAATGCTTTTTATTTAGTGTTTTGGTGGCCACCGTCTTATTGTAAATCTAGTGTTCCCAGCAAGTGTAATAAACCTTATAAAGATGATAATTTCACTCTCCATGGAATGTGGCCTGTCAATATCGGTGGCCGTAGTCCTAATCCTAGGAAATGCAAAGGACCTCCCTTTGATGCTAACAAG CTGATTAACTCTCCCATTATTGGTGAGTTAAACAAGTTGTGGCCAAATTTCGATGCCAAACAGTCTAATAATAAGTTATGGAAACATGAGTGGGTTGAACATGGCATTTGCACTGGTTGGGACCTATTCCAGTACTACAAGAAATCAATAGACAGGGTTGAGCAAGTAAATATTCTCAGAGTATTGGAAACAGCAG TATTAAAACTTGTTAAAATTCTTTTATTGGAACAGGCATTACTCCAAACAATGCTAAAATACAATATCGATGATATTAAAAGAGCTTTCAACCACCTGACAAGACCCATCATACATTGCAATAAAGAAAAGTCCAATCCGGAGAAGATGTTATTTCAAGTATATTTCTGTCTTGATAGGAATGGAGAACAATTTCAAGACTGCCCATTGATGCCAGAGAATGAATTAGTATTTGGATGCAAGACAGGAGATGAAGCTGTATTTCCTTCAGCATGA
- the LOC110672833 gene encoding uncharacterized protein LOC110672833, with protein MKFVHSHCCCNTLSLSLFLTCFSALFDSLLFITSVEEEYEATEGEVLLDNEDNDGWRVSHWKPKGNLLVLGDEGVTVFSDVEHVIMKSLQSVGKKSFPCLILNFDNSLLKRCDQSEFAATGQATSQLAKGSKIQISNSSVVQFDL; from the exons ATGAAATTCGTCCATTCTCATTGCTGCTGCAATACTCTGTCATTGTCTCTGTTCCTAACTTGTTTTTCAGCACTTTTTGATTCCTTACTCTTTATCACATCTGTTGAAGAAGAATATGAAGCTACTGAAGGTGAAGTTCTACTTGATAATGAAGATAATGATGGCTGGCGGGTGAGTCATTGGAAACCAAAAG GGAATTTGCTAGTCTTGGGTGATGAAGGTGTAACTGTTTTCTCAGATGTTGAACATGTTATCATGAAAAG CTTACAAAGTGTAGGAAAGAAGAGCTTCCCATGTCTAATCCTCAATTTTGATAATTCATTGCTAAAAAG ATGTGATCAGTCAGAATTTGCTGCAACTGGGCAAGCTACTTCCCAACTTGCAAAAGGTTCCAAGATCCAAATATCTAATTCTTCTGTGGTGCAGTTTGATTTGtaa
- the LOC131179225 gene encoding F-box/kelch-repeat protein At3g06240-like, which produces MAVDYLPKHLVLNILFRLPVICLIRFRCVCKSWCALFSDPNYIYKNLLSDSDSEDLNANPRVLVKFQDYNAEDFEYYAFSFLSSDTFDLSAPQEIPYPKDIIEKCSFIDIVGSCCNGLICLRDVYYIENLLGLWDDIYDSESNIVLWNPTTTETKILPESNVPRPPHHSISLEIVEFGFDPRTSDCKVLRIFEYSSVDSQWDYLVEIYSLRDDTWRKVDVTLNAWILPSYKYRDGFFNDHRGHKGANGTFHWGTRYHSPEDVIVSFDLCNEVIKTTGLPDPVDSFESIFSLNEYVALPLHVPHHVELWILLEYGVKESWTKLFTIAYPEVMRPCLPLGFSRNGEQFFSDLGGQLLVWNPTAEAIARVQVGGRNFGS; this is translated from the exons ATGGCTGTTGATTATCTGCCTAAACATTTGGTACTCAACATCTTGTTCAGATTACCCGTCATATGCCTCATCAGATTCAGGTGCGTCTGCAAATCTTGGTGTGCTCTCTTTTCTGatcctaattatatatataagaaCCTACTCTCTGATTCTGATTCTGAAGATTTGAATGCCAATCCCCGTGTCCTTGTCAAATTTCAGGATTATAACGCTGAGGATTTTGAATATTATGCTTTTTCCTTCCTCTCCTCTGATACATTCGATTTGTCTGCTCCTCAGGAGATACCATATCCAAAGGATATAATTGAAAAATGTTCATTTATTGACATTGTGGGTTCTTGCTGTAATGGTTTAATTTGTCTCCGTGATGTATATTACATTGAGAATTTGCTAGGATTATGGGATGATATTTATGACTCTGAGAGTAACATCGTTCTATGGAACCCTACAACCACAGAAACTAAGATCCTACCTGAATCGAACGTTCCGCGTCCTCCTCATCATTCTATTTCATTGGAAATAGTAGAATTCGGATTTGACCCAAGAACTAGTGATTGCAAAGTTCTCAGGATTTTTGAATATTCATCTGTTGATTCCCAATGGGATTACCTGGTGGAGATATATAGCCTAAGGGATGATACATGGAGAAAAGTTGATGTCACTTTGAATGCTTGGATTTTGCCTTCTTATAAATATCGTGATGGCTTTTTTAATGATCATAGAGGCCATAAGGGTGCAAATGGTACATTTCATTGGGGGACAAGATACCATAGTCCTGAAGATGTAATTGTTTCTTTCGACTTGTGCAATGAGGTTATCAAAACAACAGGTCTACCAGATCCTGTCGATTCTTTTGAGTCAATTTTTTCCTTGAATGAGTATGTTGCTCTGCCCCTCCATGTTCCTCATCATGTTGAGTTGTGGATATTGCTTGAATATGGAGTTAAAGAGTCTTGGACTAAATTATTTACCATAGCATACCCTGAGGTTATGCGCCCGTGCTTGCCATTGGGATTTTCAAGGAATGGTGAGCAATTTTTTTCAGATTTGGGTGGGCAGCTGCTGGTTTGGAACCCTACTGCGGAAGCAATTGCCCGTGTTCAAGTGGGTGGACGT aattttgggtcgtga